The following are from one region of the Salvia hispanica cultivar TCC Black 2014 chromosome 1, UniMelb_Shisp_WGS_1.0, whole genome shotgun sequence genome:
- the LOC125189677 gene encoding receptor-like protein 9DC3, with translation MELPSDNTKRGVHSYKLPSSMTLIVKGQMVDFNKIWKDFSTIDLSSNSFCGKLPNAIGDLTSLHHLNFSHNALNGSIPKSFGQLKNLESLDLSVNQLAGPIPDEIGGLTFLSKLNLSYNKFVGAISKGLQIQTFSADSFEGNSGLCGFPLDKRSNTNVSPPAGYDDNGEEKREIE, from the coding sequence ATGGAGCTACCCAGTGATAATACAAAGAGAGGCGTCCATAGTTACAAGTTGCCTAGCTCCATGACATTAATCGTGAAAGGGCAAATGGTGGATTTTAACAAGATTTGGAAAGATTTTAGTACCATTGATTTGTCTTCCAATAGTTTTTGTGGAAAGTTACCAAATGCAATTGGTGATCTTACATCACTTCATCATCTTAACTTCTCCCACAATGCCCTCAATGGAAGCATCCCAAAATCATTTGGTCAACTGAAGAATCTCGAATCACTCGACCTCTCAGTGAACCAACTAGCAGGCCCAATTCCGGATGAGATTGGAGGGCTCACATTCctttcaaaattgaatctcTCGTACAATAAGTTTGTTGGAGCGATCTCAAAAGGGCTGCAAATCCAAACATTCTCGGCTGACTCATTTGAAGGAAATTCGGGGTTATGTGGTTTCCCTCTCGACAAAAGAAGTAATACTAATGTATCGCCGCCAGCGGGATATGATGACAATGGGGAAGAGAAGAGGGAGATAGAGTAG